The genomic DNA tttgttgcaaacaacaggatcaacattttgCCATGTACCTCAAATTCTGTCGCAGCTATGCTGCagataaaaaagacaaagagggGGAAAACCAATCTTCTGAATTATCAGTGGAGCTTGAGAAGGAGAAAGGTAGGATTGAGCTGTTTGTGTTGCCATCGAGGAATCTGCAGACTTGACCCGTGTTTTCCTCCTCAGAGCTGTCAGGAAATACACGCCTGTACCGTGTCATCTGCGTATGCCTGTCAGTCATCTGCCTCATCCTTTTGATGACCGTCGTCGTACTCGGCTTGAAACGTGAGTGCTCTCAGCCATGGATCCCTCAAACAACAATAACACCTCACTAGTTTGCCACCAGAACTCTACATGTAGATTAACCTCTTGTTGCCAcaagtttttaatgaaaaggtTTGATGAAACACTATATAACTTCATTCAGAGTTTGCATCTCTTTTTGAATTTCAGTTCAGGCTAGATCTGCAGCCTGCTCTTCTTCGTACAAGGTGTGCAACGAGATGCTGTGCATGGAGTACATCAAAAACACTCGTGAGTGCGACGCCTCCCTTAATCAAAGACTCATTAGTCCTAAGGTTGATCCAATGATTCTATGAATGGTCACCGTTCTGATTGTTGTTAAGTCTGGGGTAAAACTGTTAAGAatatttcacagttttaaaaaggattttacagttttagttttaatttgtgtCCTTTTCTATGAAGCACTTTGAATTATTCGTACATGAATTGTGCTAGTCTTCCTCGTCTTCTACTACATTGGatctctttttttgtgcagGCGCTGCCTGTGAGCAGTGTCCCAGAGGATGGACCCCGCTGGACAAGCACTGTTACTACCTGTCCACGCTCAGGCTGACGTGGGATGAAAGTCTGAAAAACTGCACCAAAAGTGGAGGAACTCTGGCTGTGATTACCAACCAGAAAGTGCAGGTGAATTcgatatttgttttctttgcact from Oryzias melastigma strain HK-1 linkage group LG16, ASM292280v2, whole genome shotgun sequence includes the following:
- the si:dkey-26c10.5 gene encoding C-type lectin domain family 4 member E isoform X3, whose protein sequence is MYLKFCRSYAADKKDKEGENQSSELSVELEKEKELSGNTRLYRVICVCLSVICLILLMTVVVLGLKLQARSAACSSSYKVCNEMLCMEYIKNTRAACEQCPRGWTPLDKHCYYLSTLRLTWDESLKNCTKSGGTLAVITNQKVQNYLTDRGYLDYWIGLKQQPSGWEWVDKNMLGKSYWTTRPGDGDCALLKSRDPANKNWIKSPCRGASYYICQIEY